Genomic DNA from Plasmodium cynomolgi strain B DNA, scaffold: 0990, whole genome shotgun sequence:
GAACATTGTGAAGGTTATATCCTGTGTATTATGATTGCAcgaaatttaataaatttgtcTAAATTGAATGAAAAAGTGCGTATTCAACATTGCCACTATTTTATCCACTGGTTGTATGATAAAATAGGAACAATATACAGCAAATCAACGAATACTATACAGGATAAAACTAccgttaataaaatatttaatgtaaGTTATATGATTCTTCAGAAGCTAGGTATAAATGATTGTTACTATGACGTCATTAATTTAGATATAGTTCAAAAtaaggaaagaaaatatttacatgattattttgataattataaaaacattgAAAGTAACGCATCTGATAATAACAAATGTGAACAATATTGCAAACttattatttacattaaTGATCtatataagaaatatatagaaaaatgcTGTACATATTATAGCAATGATGAATATTCTGAttattgcaaa
This window encodes:
- a CDS encoding hypothetical protein (putative), encoding MNAKIEEENYYDICSNFLSNNKEHCEGYILCIMIARNLINLSKLNEKVRIQHCHYFIHWLYDKIGTIYSKSTNTIQDKTTVNKIFNVSYMILQKLGINDCYYDVINLDIVQNKERKYLHDYFDNYKNIESNASDNNKCEQYCKLIIYINDLYKKYIEKCCTYYSNDEYSDYCKYFFKCDQNYNPYKLYTKLNCSKVLSSDNEKMEEVKITLVQDYVQQLIHAYRNKLNLIKIIL